One segment of Solibacillus isronensis DNA contains the following:
- a CDS encoding SpoIIE family protein phosphatase, with protein MVTLNNQNEFQTLNLSLFLYKEKSRMIIASVIAFAAFCFAQAVFFEAVTPLFLPFWLVIRTRFVSFQKSALLGGILGTLFLGFGQAAVVLVQLFFMECLVRFKFIKISPYFLLASTIIAIQLAWQMMLHSGMPSVMTLFYIVYECFFAVSILFFMRILTLPSKENGNIEWTREKITAIIVVLAGMLIGMENLALFYFSMALIVLHFLICLVAYASTVGATVIFSLSLGFFIGLANLSFTGMMILYACTGLVAAFVQNQGRYVVALFSFLPSIFFFFYDATLPIDSVYFISMLTGAIIFLLLPKNILEYCKMYYKQTTVSIIQVNRNEVVEVQLKQFQQFVSFMKELVFDHFTQNKTKSKTTAEPFLICSSCFKYEECWGRNGEMEGIIDSWRLAKRSTKPVSWIRVEEQLKGKCIKSSKLLEELESALHKEHMERQFYHGKKMIALQLRDLSSHFEKLLNSQRLEIGTSEMDGEMQQFLKEHDINCLHIQWIKNEIGNREFVCYVADHRDAHVVIHQLEQQLFEFLHEPLKGEQIYEQHSPIFYRQIKFTSAIRYQLEYDIYTYSHANHAISGDSYRVFPIHPGLMAIMLSDGMGTNVRANRESERLIQMMQDCLTYNMDPETAMHTMHYVMSLKNDSDMYATMDFALVDLQFGHLWCWKAGGMTTYVLRGNDLFKIESTSAPIGFLPNFAIDTEMTQLLSEDVILMISDGLFSPSAQWDAQEQLFIRLIRQGLENGASIQVVLFDVMTQFKQRYPIADDCTVMLFRLQHVIKPWQVFRPAITH; from the coding sequence ATGGTGACATTAAATAATCAAAATGAGTTTCAAACACTAAACTTAAGCTTATTCTTATATAAAGAAAAATCGAGAATGATAATAGCGAGTGTTATAGCGTTTGCAGCTTTCTGTTTTGCACAGGCAGTTTTCTTTGAAGCTGTTACTCCGTTATTTTTACCTTTTTGGCTTGTTATTCGAACGAGATTTGTCTCATTTCAGAAGAGTGCTTTACTAGGGGGAATACTAGGAACGCTCTTTCTTGGCTTTGGACAAGCAGCTGTTGTTTTAGTGCAGCTTTTCTTCATGGAATGTCTCGTCCGGTTTAAGTTTATAAAAATATCCCCTTACTTTTTACTAGCCAGTACAATTATTGCTATTCAACTAGCATGGCAGATGATGCTTCATAGCGGTATGCCATCCGTCATGACATTATTTTATATCGTATATGAATGCTTTTTTGCGGTATCGATTTTGTTTTTTATGCGTATTTTGACATTGCCGAGTAAAGAAAATGGAAATATCGAGTGGACAAGAGAAAAAATAACGGCAATTATTGTCGTTTTGGCCGGTATGTTGATCGGCATGGAAAACTTAGCGCTTTTTTACTTTTCAATGGCGCTGATCGTTCTTCACTTCCTCATTTGCCTTGTAGCCTATGCCTCTACGGTTGGAGCTACGGTCATCTTTTCATTATCTCTTGGCTTTTTTATCGGCTTAGCAAACTTATCTTTCACAGGTATGATGATTTTATATGCTTGTACGGGGCTGGTCGCAGCTTTTGTACAAAATCAGGGACGTTATGTCGTTGCGCTCTTTAGTTTTCTGCCAAGTATCTTTTTCTTCTTTTATGATGCGACATTACCGATTGATAGTGTTTATTTTATATCGATGCTTACAGGGGCCATCATTTTTCTGCTTTTGCCGAAAAATATACTTGAGTATTGTAAAATGTACTATAAACAAACAACAGTCAGCATCATTCAAGTGAACCGTAATGAAGTGGTGGAAGTGCAGCTTAAGCAGTTTCAGCAATTTGTATCTTTTATGAAGGAGCTTGTGTTTGATCATTTCACACAAAATAAGACCAAAAGTAAGACAACTGCAGAACCGTTTCTAATTTGCTCCAGCTGTTTCAAATATGAAGAGTGCTGGGGGAGAAACGGGGAGATGGAAGGAATTATTGATTCGTGGAGATTAGCAAAAAGAAGTACGAAACCGGTTAGCTGGATTCGGGTAGAAGAGCAGCTGAAAGGGAAATGCATTAAATCTTCTAAATTGCTGGAAGAACTAGAGTCTGCTTTACACAAAGAGCATATGGAGAGACAGTTCTATCATGGCAAAAAAATGATTGCCTTACAGCTTCGGGATTTAAGCAGTCACTTTGAAAAGCTGTTAAACAGCCAGCGATTAGAAATCGGCACATCGGAAATGGATGGGGAGATGCAGCAATTTTTAAAAGAACATGATATTAACTGTTTGCATATTCAGTGGATAAAAAATGAAATAGGGAATCGAGAGTTCGTTTGTTATGTCGCAGATCATCGTGATGCACATGTCGTTATCCACCAACTAGAGCAGCAACTGTTTGAATTTTTGCATGAACCATTGAAAGGTGAACAGATTTACGAGCAGCACTCGCCTATTTTTTACCGTCAAATTAAGTTTACTTCAGCAATTCGTTATCAGTTGGAGTATGATATATATACGTATTCCCACGCAAATCATGCAATTTCCGGTGACTCTTACCGTGTGTTTCCGATTCATCCGGGACTTATGGCGATTATGCTGTCGGATGGAATGGGGACGAATGTGCGAGCAAATCGTGAAAGTGAACGCTTAATTCAAATGATGCAGGATTGCCTTACGTATAACATGGATCCTGAAACAGCGATGCACACAATGCATTATGTAATGTCGCTGAAAAACGATTCGGACATGTATGCAACAATGGATTTTGCACTTGTCGATTTACAGTTCGGCCATTTATGGTGTTGGAAAGCGGGAGGCATGACGACATATGTGTTAAGAGGGAATGATCTATTCAAAATAGAAAGTACAAGTGCCCCGATTGGTTTTTTACCTAATTTCGCAATTGATACGGAAATGACGCAACTATTGTCAGAGGATGTTATTTTAATGATTTCTGATGGATTATTTTCACCATCTGCGCAATGGGATGCACAGGAGCAATTATTTATCAGGCTGATTCGTCAAGGGCTGGAAAATGGCGCTTCCATCCAGGTTGTATTATTCGATGTCATGACACAATTCAAACAAAGATACCCGATTGCAGACGATTGCACCGTAATGCTATTCCGTTTGCAGCATGTAATAAAACCGTGGCAAGTATTCAGACCAGCAATCACACATTGA
- a CDS encoding sodium:potassium antiporter, with the protein MQNFTYLAFLCGISMLLVVGGVILTNLPLPLQIIMIAIGLIGGIFCFVTLIRVLIKHNSEKE; encoded by the coding sequence GTGCAAAACTTTACATATTTAGCTTTTCTTTGCGGTATTAGCATGCTTCTAGTCGTTGGAGGCGTCATATTGACAAACTTGCCGCTCCCATTACAAATAATTATGATTGCAATCGGTTTAATTGGAGGCATTTTTTGCTTTGTTACCCTTATCCGTGTGCTCATCAAGCATAACTCTGAAAAAGAATGA
- a CDS encoding S1 domain-containing RNA-binding protein — protein sequence MSIEVGSKVQGKVTGITNFGAFVELPDGKTGLVHISEVADNYVKDINEHLKVGDEVEVKVMNVEADGKIGLSIRKAKPQAERPERPQRPRRENNRSNDRNDRQPKENFEQKMARFLKDSDERLTTLKRATESKRGGRGARRG from the coding sequence ATGTCAATTGAAGTAGGCAGCAAAGTACAAGGTAAAGTAACAGGAATCACAAATTTCGGTGCATTCGTTGAGCTTCCAGATGGGAAAACAGGTTTAGTTCACATTAGTGAAGTGGCAGATAACTACGTAAAAGATATTAACGAGCATCTTAAAGTAGGCGATGAAGTCGAAGTTAAAGTGATGAATGTTGAAGCGGATGGAAAGATTGGTCTTTCAATTCGTAAAGCAAAGCCTCAAGCTGAGCGACCAGAGCGTCCACAGCGTCCTCGTCGCGAAAACAACCGTTCTAACGATCGTAATGATCGTCAACCAAAAGAGAACTTTGAACAGAAGATGGCGCGTTTCTTAAAAGATAGCGATGAGCGTTTAACTACATTAAAGCGTGCAACTGAGTCTAAGCGCGGTGGCCGTGGAGCTCGCAGAGGATAA
- a CDS encoding FtsB family cell division protein — protein MGRRNVQEELHNHNVQSLNNDYVRSNPQAKAQIKAKIAVRRRRRLAVFFILATVVIAVLVKANMVQSDRLAAKQEAKAAVEERLEEALHRQELLNLQIAKLEDDEYIAKLARKEFFLSEEGEIIFTIPNKSDKENKDKPEDDK, from the coding sequence ATGGGAAGAAGAAATGTGCAAGAAGAGCTACATAACCATAATGTCCAGTCGTTGAATAACGATTATGTCCGCTCAAATCCGCAAGCAAAAGCTCAAATTAAAGCAAAAATTGCTGTACGTCGTCGCAGAAGATTAGCAGTATTTTTCATTTTAGCAACTGTAGTAATAGCCGTATTAGTAAAAGCGAACATGGTCCAAAGTGATCGCCTCGCCGCGAAACAAGAAGCGAAAGCCGCGGTTGAAGAACGATTGGAAGAAGCGCTTCACAGACAAGAGCTATTGAATTTGCAGATTGCGAAGCTGGAAGATGATGAGTATATTGCGAAGCTGGCAAGAAAAGAATTTTTCCTTTCTGAAGAAGGCGAAATTATTTTCACAATACCGAATAAATCGGACAAAGAAAATAAAGACAAGCCTGAAGATGACAAATAA
- the yabQ gene encoding spore cortex biosynthesis protein YabQ produces the protein MSAQLISILVMFISGVAVGAIIDCIRINVNRIPLKNIRRITWILEWIVWLILGVTTFYLLFIVKGGQWRVVDPLAQIAGIATYELLFQKIIRFVGRVCINLFVKPVIFIGHVVVKLVKNIIKLVIGIVLFICRPFIKFFKKYLLKNFKTQQ, from the coding sequence ATGAGTGCGCAGCTTATAAGCATTCTTGTCATGTTTATAAGCGGAGTTGCTGTAGGTGCAATAATCGATTGTATCCGCATTAATGTAAATCGTATCCCTCTAAAAAATATTCGACGTATTACCTGGATTTTAGAATGGATAGTCTGGTTAATACTAGGGGTTACTACGTTTTATTTGTTATTTATAGTAAAAGGAGGGCAATGGCGGGTAGTTGATCCACTTGCCCAAATCGCCGGAATTGCAACTTATGAATTGCTGTTCCAAAAAATTATCCGCTTTGTTGGAAGAGTATGTATAAATTTATTTGTGAAGCCGGTTATTTTTATTGGACATGTAGTAGTTAAACTGGTTAAAAATATTATAAAACTAGTAATAGGGATTGTATTATTTATTTGCCGTCCCTTTATTAAGTTTTTCAAGAAATATTTGTTAAAAAACTTTAAAACACAGCAGTGA
- the yabP gene encoding sporulation protein YabP, translated as MTIHQESARYTISSGDHLVTVRNRKRMDMTSVKSIERFDQEEFYVNTSQGHLLIRGEELRIVHLDVDKGLLTLEGEVKQFQYDESESGLSKSFLHKLFG; from the coding sequence TTGACTATTCATCAAGAAAGCGCACGTTATACCATTTCGTCAGGAGATCACTTAGTAACGGTACGTAATCGTAAACGGATGGACATGACATCTGTTAAAAGTATCGAACGATTTGATCAGGAAGAATTTTATGTGAATACATCACAAGGGCATTTATTGATTCGTGGTGAGGAACTGCGTATTGTTCATTTAGATGTGGACAAGGGATTACTGACGTTAGAAGGGGAAGTGAAGCAATTCCAATACGATGAAAGCGAGAGTGGCTTATCGAAAAGTTTCCTTCATAAATTGTTTGGATGA
- a CDS encoding RNA-binding S4 domain-containing protein: protein MRLDKFLKVSRLIKRRTLAKEVAVQGRITINDKVAKASSTVKVGDELAIRFGQKIVTARVEEIRENVKKEDALKMFTIIKEERLEKVEPEFIDDEE from the coding sequence ATGCGCTTAGATAAATTTTTAAAAGTATCACGTTTAATTAAACGTCGAACATTAGCAAAGGAAGTAGCGGTGCAAGGCCGTATTACGATCAATGATAAAGTAGCAAAGGCAAGCAGTACCGTAAAAGTAGGCGATGAGCTGGCAATTCGTTTCGGTCAAAAAATTGTAACGGCACGTGTCGAAGAAATCCGCGAAAATGTGAAAAAAGAAGATGCATTAAAAATGTTCACGATAATAAAAGAAGAGCGATTAGAGAAAGTTGAACCTGAATTTATTGATGATGAAGAATAA
- the mazG gene encoding nucleoside triphosphate pyrophosphohydrolase — MNQLTVIGLGAADFEQMQMGVYKKIKAAKKIYVRTEDHPVIQDLKLEGIEFTSFDDVYIKHGSFGPVYEEIAMRLIEAVAKEDIMYAVPGHPLVAEQTVQHLIEADRNGQIKLVIEGGQSFLDPIFGALKIDPIEGFQLLDGTSMSIHDMNMRQHILIAQVYDSFSASEVKLTLMEKYRDDYPVTIVTAAGSIQESLRTVPLYELDQAAEINNLTTVYVPPVQSDEEALRDWTTFRQIIATLRGPDGCPWDQKQTHESLKKYLLEEAHEFLAAVDAEDDFAMVEELGDVLLQVFLHAQIGEDNGYFTLEEVLASISEKMIRRHPHVFGNVTAEDAETVVANWEEIKKQEKGHVDDEQLLKNEYSPYSSLQTSYNYQKKAATVGFDWPNADDAWEKFTEEWQEFREEITQGNDISRTDEFGDVLFTLVNIARFYKISPEEAMLHANEKFARRFHFVEQSVAKSGKKFSDFTLEQLDAFWNEAKQLEKGE; from the coding sequence TTGAATCAATTAACTGTTATTGGCTTAGGAGCAGCCGATTTTGAACAAATGCAAATGGGTGTTTATAAAAAAATTAAAGCAGCCAAAAAAATATATGTCCGAACAGAGGACCATCCTGTCATCCAGGACTTAAAACTGGAAGGAATCGAGTTCACGAGCTTTGATGATGTGTATATTAAACATGGCTCGTTCGGTCCCGTTTATGAAGAAATTGCAATGCGTCTTATTGAGGCTGTAGCAAAAGAGGACATAATGTATGCTGTTCCGGGACATCCGCTCGTAGCAGAACAGACCGTCCAGCACTTAATTGAAGCGGACCGCAACGGGCAGATCAAGCTTGTAATCGAGGGAGGGCAAAGCTTTTTAGACCCGATTTTCGGCGCTTTAAAAATTGATCCGATTGAAGGGTTTCAGCTATTGGACGGGACGAGCATGTCTATCCATGATATGAACATGCGCCAGCACATTTTGATTGCCCAAGTGTATGATTCGTTCAGTGCGTCAGAAGTAAAGCTCACATTAATGGAAAAATATCGTGATGACTACCCGGTAACGATTGTTACAGCAGCGGGGTCTATACAGGAGTCATTGCGTACTGTGCCGCTTTATGAGCTTGATCAGGCAGCAGAGATCAATAATTTAACGACGGTATATGTGCCGCCTGTTCAATCTGATGAGGAGGCCTTACGGGACTGGACAACATTCCGTCAAATCATTGCAACGTTGCGTGGCCCTGACGGCTGTCCTTGGGATCAGAAACAAACGCATGAATCATTGAAAAAATACTTATTGGAAGAAGCACATGAGTTTTTAGCAGCGGTCGATGCCGAAGATGACTTTGCTATGGTTGAAGAGCTCGGCGATGTCCTTTTACAAGTGTTTTTACATGCTCAAATAGGGGAAGATAACGGGTATTTCACATTGGAAGAAGTGCTTGCATCGATCAGCGAAAAAATGATTCGCCGTCACCCGCATGTTTTTGGGAATGTGACTGCAGAAGATGCGGAAACTGTAGTAGCCAATTGGGAAGAAATTAAAAAGCAGGAAAAAGGCCATGTAGATGACGAACAATTATTAAAGAACGAATATAGTCCGTACTCATCACTTCAAACATCGTACAACTATCAGAAAAAAGCGGCGACAGTTGGTTTTGATTGGCCAAATGCTGACGATGCATGGGAGAAGTTTACGGAAGAATGGCAAGAATTCCGCGAAGAAATAACGCAAGGTAACGATATAAGCCGTACTGATGAATTCGGGGATGTATTATTCACACTTGTGAACATCGCACGCTTTTATAAAATTTCACCTGAAGAAGCGATGCTACATGCCAACGAAAAATTTGCACGTCGCTTTCATTTTGTTGAGCAAAGTGTAGCTAAGAGCGGCAAGAAGTTCAGTGATTTTACATTAGAGCAGCTGGATGCATTTTGGAATGAAGCAAAACAACTGGAAAAAGGGGAGTAA
- a CDS encoding putative polysaccharide biosynthesis protein gives MTSQSYGMKNYMKGALLLTVAALLVKILSAIYRVPYQNLVGDQGFYVYQQVYPFISFFVVWTSSGFAVAISKMLADIEGRGGTYEERRSVSRIIFYYLTALAIIFFCLLFFGAQPLANLMEDSQLAGLLQVGSFITLCMPLLAVLKGNFQSESKMQPVAYAQVFEQMIRVSIILVGTIVLLQYTQSVYAAGKMAMLGTVVGEIAGIVLLLYFLKRQYQPSGKIVRVKIWPILKEVTLYSIAISMSALLLLCFQLVDSFTIYKMLVQSGMPTVEAMEVKGIYDRGQPLVQLGIVIATSLSLAIVPLVALKANQPNGRGAKPFIQLTFRSSLIFGVAAALGLILVMPYVNQMLFKTDAYSNVLKLYSFQIIPLSIILTFTAILQGYSKLKGPAVFLGFGIILKCIGNIILIPHYDVLGAAIASNIGLIFTAVALIIYLKKLTSICLANRSFYRKLAIACLVMIVVVQVAVYSLNSLFTGLFSRFDALIYSGVLVMLGAGTFITAVAKMRVLTEKDWFLIPLGRRMAAYQLLLNRKK, from the coding sequence ATGACTTCGCAAAGTTATGGTATGAAAAATTATATGAAGGGCGCTCTTCTTCTGACAGTAGCGGCGCTATTAGTAAAAATATTAAGCGCCATCTACCGGGTTCCTTATCAAAACTTAGTAGGTGACCAAGGGTTTTATGTGTATCAGCAAGTGTACCCGTTTATCTCATTTTTTGTCGTATGGACATCAAGCGGATTTGCTGTTGCCATTTCCAAAATGCTCGCTGATATTGAAGGGCGTGGTGGTACATACGAAGAAAGACGATCTGTATCGCGCATTATTTTTTACTATTTAACAGCATTGGCCATTATCTTCTTCTGTCTGTTATTTTTTGGTGCGCAGCCTTTAGCTAATTTGATGGAAGATTCTCAGCTGGCAGGATTATTGCAAGTTGGCTCATTTATTACGTTATGTATGCCACTGCTTGCTGTTTTAAAGGGCAACTTCCAATCGGAAAGTAAAATGCAGCCCGTTGCCTATGCTCAAGTGTTCGAACAAATGATTCGGGTATCAATTATATTAGTCGGAACAATTGTGTTGCTGCAGTATACACAATCTGTTTACGCAGCAGGGAAAATGGCGATGCTCGGTACAGTTGTCGGGGAAATAGCAGGTATTGTTCTGCTGCTCTACTTTTTGAAACGGCAGTATCAGCCTTCAGGGAAAATAGTGCGTGTAAAAATTTGGCCGATTTTAAAAGAGGTCACATTATACAGTATCGCGATCAGTATGAGTGCGTTGCTATTATTATGCTTCCAGCTTGTAGATTCCTTTACGATATATAAAATGCTTGTCCAATCGGGAATGCCTACAGTAGAAGCGATGGAAGTGAAGGGGATTTATGACCGCGGGCAACCGCTTGTGCAGCTTGGAATCGTTATTGCTACATCTTTATCGCTGGCCATTGTGCCGCTTGTTGCATTAAAGGCAAATCAGCCTAATGGTCGCGGTGCAAAGCCGTTTATCCAATTAACTTTCCGGAGCTCCCTCATATTCGGAGTTGCTGCGGCACTCGGATTGATACTTGTTATGCCTTATGTGAATCAAATGCTGTTTAAGACGGATGCCTATTCAAATGTGTTGAAACTTTATTCGTTTCAAATTATTCCGTTATCGATTATTTTAACGTTTACAGCGATTTTACAGGGCTATAGCAAATTAAAGGGGCCTGCCGTTTTTTTAGGATTCGGAATCATATTAAAATGTATAGGGAACATTATTTTAATCCCTCATTATGATGTGTTGGGCGCGGCAATAGCGAGTAATATCGGTCTGATTTTTACAGCTGTTGCACTTATAATTTATTTAAAAAAACTAACGTCGATCTGCCTGGCAAATCGTTCGTTTTATAGAAAACTGGCCATTGCCTGCCTTGTCATGATCGTCGTCGTACAAGTTGCTGTTTACAGCTTAAACAGCTTGTTTACCGGCTTGTTTAGTCGCTTTGATGCACTTATTTACAGCGGTGTGCTTGTCATGCTTGGCGCAGGGACTTTTATTACAGCAGTCGCAAAAATGCGTGTATTAACTGAAAAGGATTGGTTTTTAATCCCGCTCGGCAGGAGAATGGCTGCATATCAACTATTGTTAAATCGAAAGAAGTAG
- the spoVT gene encoding stage V sporulation protein T, with product MKATGIVRRIDDLGRVVIPKEIRRTLRIREGDPLEIYTDREGEVILKKYSPINDLGEFAQQYAESLFETLGTPTLISDRDEVIAVAGVSKKDYVARRLTVFAEDIIKNRSPVSEKLEMSIELVAGQYEQVKSYCIVPIVSNGDPIGAIYLISRAHFIGEVEQKTAETAANFLAKQMEN from the coding sequence ATGAAAGCAACAGGAATAGTTCGCCGCATCGATGATTTAGGTCGTGTTGTTATCCCAAAAGAAATCAGAAGAACACTTCGCATCCGTGAAGGGGATCCCCTTGAAATTTATACGGACCGCGAAGGAGAAGTGATTTTAAAGAAGTATTCGCCAATTAATGACTTAGGCGAATTCGCACAACAATATGCGGAATCATTATTTGAAACATTAGGTACCCCGACATTAATAAGTGACCGAGATGAAGTAATAGCCGTTGCAGGCGTTTCGAAAAAAGATTATGTGGCGAGACGTTTAACAGTATTTGCAGAAGATATTATCAAAAACAGGTCACCTGTAAGTGAGAAGCTGGAGATGTCGATTGAACTTGTAGCAGGACAGTATGAACAAGTGAAATCGTATTGCATCGTACCGATAGTTTCGAATGGAGATCCGATTGGTGCTATTTATTTAATATCACGGGCCCATTTTATCGGTGAAGTCGAACAAAAAACTGCTGAAACAGCAGCCAACTTTTTAGCAAAGCAAATGGAAAACTAA